In the genome of Solibacillus silvestris, one region contains:
- a CDS encoding histidine kinase — protein sequence MLIELLSYFCILFTFTLLIYWPFINYFRQTPFISRTKPYVIGLKFGVTGLVLTFSAVHLTNDFMMNIQYIPVLYSGLLGGPFAILISGLIIGIGLFFLPYLAWVPMFLNINFIVLVLILFFVTSKYKMTQKNIFLFFWGCFIETFIALFLGLCFHTKSYEYLLLYGIFTIFSFYFIYFVIRQIKLANDTVQQTTHLKKIDFLTQLPNNKENEKFVKNLMKKKTSFNLLLVDIRDFKMINLRHGFSTGDLVIKQLAQHLMEYANKNGAYVGRLGGEEFLLVLKDVPPAIAVVEANNLINMIAQQPFEVSQDLSLHISVTVGISSFPDNGETSLELLENLVMAKQQAKTKLSSYFHINNLK from the coding sequence ATGTTAATCGAATTACTATCTTACTTCTGTATATTATTTACGTTTACACTTTTAATTTATTGGCCATTTATCAACTACTTTAGACAGACACCATTCATCAGTCGAACGAAGCCTTATGTAATTGGATTGAAGTTTGGTGTAACCGGACTTGTGCTGACGTTCTCTGCTGTTCACCTTACGAATGATTTCATGATGAACATTCAGTATATTCCGGTGTTATACAGTGGTCTTTTAGGCGGGCCATTTGCTATTCTGATCAGTGGTCTGATTATAGGAATCGGACTTTTTTTCCTTCCCTATTTGGCATGGGTACCGATGTTCCTGAATATTAACTTTATTGTACTTGTTCTGATATTATTCTTTGTCACAAGTAAATATAAAATGACGCAAAAAAATATATTTTTATTTTTTTGGGGATGCTTTATTGAAACATTTATCGCATTATTTCTCGGGCTTTGCTTCCATACTAAAAGCTATGAATACTTATTGCTTTATGGCATCTTTACGATTTTTTCATTTTATTTCATTTACTTTGTCATTCGCCAAATAAAGCTTGCTAATGATACTGTACAACAGACCACTCATTTGAAAAAGATCGATTTTTTGACACAGTTGCCAAACAATAAGGAAAATGAGAAATTTGTCAAAAACCTGATGAAAAAGAAAACCTCTTTCAATTTATTGCTCGTCGATATTCGGGATTTTAAAATGATAAATTTACGGCATGGTTTTTCTACAGGTGATCTTGTTATTAAACAACTTGCCCAACACTTGATGGAATATGCCAATAAAAATGGAGCATATGTTGGCCGATTAGGCGGTGAGGAGTTTCTTCTCGTATTAAAGGATGTACCTCCTGCTATTGCGGTTGTAGAGGCCAATAATCTAATTAATATGATTGCCCAACAGCCGTTCGAAGTATCCCAAGATTTATCTTTACATATTTCTGTTACGGTTGGAATTAGTTCATTTCCTGATAATGGGGAAACATCTTTGGAACTCCTGGAAAATTTAGTTATGGCAAAACAGCAGGCAAAAACAAAACTATCTTCTTATTTCCATATAAATAATCTAAAATAA
- a CDS encoding diguanylate cyclase — MFLELTINFSILFCFTILIFWPFIQYEDNPFIHKYKSIIVGVTFGCAAFILTALATPYAHGMLINNRIIFVLFSGLLGGPVSIFITGFMIVISRYVLLYTSVLSFIIMLNTLVVTVIACFFAFKRPITYQNLPVYFFVITIEHIIVLIIYDRFQINNLFYLILYFAVSTITFFAVRKILMQLEHKNKQIRQIYAMRKTDLLTQLPNNIAIEQKLLSFVNAKIPFELLHIDIRQFRELNYMYHYKAGDEVLVQVSKLLKDQLPKNALIGRIDSDEFYVVLPHLVPAEAVTLANAINKAVQQLTFENYPSSQLILAIGICSFPQNGQSVKELYRFSYEALLRAKHQANIQICHYNQMKQRY, encoded by the coding sequence ATGTTTTTGGAACTGACAATCAACTTTTCGATTCTATTTTGCTTTACGATTTTAATTTTCTGGCCTTTTATACAATATGAAGATAATCCTTTCATCCATAAATACAAGTCCATTATCGTCGGTGTGACATTCGGATGTGCCGCCTTTATTTTAACTGCATTGGCTACTCCCTATGCTCACGGTATGCTAATAAACAATCGGATTATATTTGTACTTTTCAGTGGTTTGCTTGGAGGACCTGTTTCAATTTTCATTACAGGTTTTATGATTGTGATCAGTCGGTATGTTTTATTGTACACATCAGTATTGTCGTTCATTATCATGCTGAATACTTTAGTAGTGACAGTCATTGCATGTTTTTTCGCATTCAAACGTCCGATTACCTATCAAAATTTACCGGTCTATTTTTTCGTTATAACGATCGAACACATTATCGTCCTCATTATTTATGACCGTTTTCAAATAAATAATCTGTTCTATTTAATCCTTTACTTTGCTGTTTCGACCATCACTTTTTTTGCAGTCAGAAAAATCTTAATGCAGCTTGAACATAAAAATAAACAAATCAGACAAATATACGCAATGCGGAAAACGGATTTGCTTACACAGCTGCCGAATAATATTGCGATTGAGCAGAAGTTATTATCATTTGTGAATGCAAAAATTCCATTTGAGTTGCTTCATATCGATATTCGTCAGTTTCGTGAATTGAATTATATGTATCACTATAAAGCTGGCGATGAGGTGCTTGTCCAAGTCTCAAAACTATTGAAAGACCAGCTGCCCAAAAATGCGCTGATTGGGCGAATTGATAGTGATGAATTTTATGTCGTGCTGCCGCATTTGGTACCTGCAGAAGCGGTTACTTTAGCCAACGCAATCAATAAAGCTGTACAGCAGCTCACTTTTGAAAATTATCCATCCAGTCAGCTCATTCTTGCAATTGGAATCTGTTCTTTTCCGCAAAATGGACAGAGCGTTAAAGAGCTTTACCGCTTTTCATATGAAGCCTTATTGAGAGCAAAGCATCAGGCAAATATTCAGATCTGCCATTACAACCAGATGAAACAGCGATACTAA
- a CDS encoding acyl-CoA dehydrogenase, with protein MSKELFIQTDEQQQWLKKLETISESVKVNAQQTDEQATFPFENFRKLREIGYTKITLPKEYGGDGFTVYDALLLQETLASYCGSTGLAVSWTIQNVGEIFENRYWDEQKLDWFGKQVANGATVNRAVSEFAMGSPVRGGRPGTSAKRDGDYYVINGRKNYTSGAPDLDYFLVSAWIEDEGQLGFFLVPKTAEGVSVENTWDVASMRGTGSDDLVLDNVRVDKTNLVELPNYSTGFKLNGWLLLIPATYLGIAQAARDYAVNFANSHSPNSIQGTIAQLPNVQTLIGEMDLALTRARFTLYGVAGLYNDPIKKATLVNEINIAKHVVTNTAIEVVDKAMRLVGAKSLQRSNPLQRYYRDVRAGLHNPPMDDITIKRLAETAIEKA; from the coding sequence ATGAGCAAGGAATTATTTATTCAAACCGACGAGCAGCAACAATGGCTGAAAAAGTTAGAAACAATATCAGAGAGCGTGAAAGTAAATGCTCAGCAAACAGATGAACAAGCAACATTTCCATTTGAAAATTTCCGGAAGCTGCGTGAAATCGGCTATACAAAAATAACGCTGCCAAAGGAATATGGCGGGGATGGCTTCACAGTCTATGATGCGCTATTACTGCAGGAAACATTGGCGAGCTATTGCGGAAGCACCGGGCTGGCTGTTTCGTGGACAATTCAAAATGTAGGCGAGATTTTCGAAAATCGTTACTGGGATGAACAAAAGCTCGACTGGTTTGGTAAACAGGTTGCAAATGGCGCGACAGTCAATCGTGCGGTAAGCGAGTTTGCAATGGGAAGTCCAGTACGTGGCGGACGTCCGGGAACTTCAGCAAAACGTGATGGGGATTATTATGTAATTAATGGACGTAAAAACTATACGAGCGGTGCACCGGACCTCGACTATTTTTTAGTTTCGGCATGGATTGAAGATGAGGGACAGCTAGGATTTTTCCTCGTTCCGAAAACGGCTGAAGGGGTATCGGTCGAAAATACATGGGATGTTGCATCAATGCGTGGTACGGGAAGCGATGATTTAGTGCTCGATAATGTACGAGTTGATAAAACAAACTTAGTGGAATTACCGAATTATTCAACCGGATTTAAACTGAACGGCTGGTTGCTGCTTATCCCGGCAACCTATTTAGGCATTGCCCAGGCTGCACGCGATTACGCAGTTAATTTTGCGAATAGCCATTCCCCCAACAGTATTCAAGGAACGATTGCCCAGCTGCCAAATGTACAAACACTGATTGGCGAAATGGATTTGGCGTTGACGAGAGCGCGCTTTACGCTTTACGGAGTTGCGGGACTATATAATGACCCGATTAAAAAGGCGACACTAGTCAATGAAATCAATATTGCGAAACATGTAGTGACAAATACAGCAATTGAAGTTGTCGATAAAGCGATGCGTCTTGTTGGGGCAAAAAGCCTGCAAAGATCAAATCCGCTTCAACGCTATTACCGTGATGTCCGTGCAGGTCTGCACAATCCGCCAATGGATGACATTACGATTAAACGTTTAGCTGAAACGGCAATTGAAAAAGCTTAA
- the argS gene encoding arginine--tRNA ligase (catalyzes a two-step reaction, first charging an arginine molecule by linking its carboxyl group to the alpha-phosphate of ATP, followed by transfer of the aminoacyl-adenylate to its tRNA; class-I aminoacyl-tRNA synthetase), giving the protein MNAVEQLQQSIKAALKAAIDQAGLVEAGTEINIHLETPKDKANGDFATNIAMQLTKLAKKPPRAIAEAILAHLTTEGTDIEKIEIAGPGFMNITVRKDFLASVVTATFEQGENYGRSTAGAGEKVQVEFVSANPTGDLHLGHARGASVGDSLCNVLDFAGFDVSREYYINDAGNQINNLAYSLEARYKQALGMDAEMPEDGYHGPDIIGIAGKLAEEFGATILDKSDEERFKFFREHGLKLELAKLQNDLKNFRVEFDVWYSETSLYENGKIDVALDKLKANGHVFDEEGATWFRSTTFGDDKDRVLIKNDGSYTYLTPDIAYHEDKLRRGFDKLINIWGADHHGYIPRMKAAIEALGYDRGTLEVDIIQMVQLYKNGEKFKMSKRTGNAVTMRELVEEVGLDAVRYFFVKTAGDSHMDFDLDLAVSQSNENPVYYAQYAHARISSILRAANEQGFEASLENLNLLVAEKEEDVLKKVGAFPQIVADAAKHRTPHRIANYIQDLAAAFHSFYNAEKVLNQDNKELTEARLALITAVKTTLANALKLIGVSAPEKM; this is encoded by the coding sequence ATGAACGCAGTAGAACAATTACAGCAATCGATTAAAGCAGCACTCAAAGCGGCAATCGATCAAGCAGGCCTAGTAGAAGCAGGCACGGAAATCAATATTCATTTAGAAACACCAAAGGATAAAGCAAACGGAGACTTCGCAACAAATATCGCAATGCAATTGACAAAATTGGCGAAGAAGCCACCACGTGCAATAGCTGAAGCAATTTTAGCGCATTTAACGACTGAAGGTACAGATATCGAGAAGATTGAAATTGCCGGACCAGGTTTCATGAATATCACAGTACGTAAAGACTTCTTGGCAAGTGTAGTTACAGCTACATTTGAACAAGGCGAAAACTACGGTCGTTCAACTGCAGGCGCAGGAGAAAAAGTACAAGTCGAGTTCGTATCTGCTAACCCGACTGGTGACTTGCATTTAGGACATGCGCGCGGTGCATCTGTAGGCGATTCATTGTGTAATGTATTGGATTTTGCTGGTTTTGATGTATCACGTGAATATTATATTAATGATGCCGGTAACCAAATTAATAACTTGGCGTATTCTTTGGAAGCACGTTATAAGCAAGCGTTAGGAATGGATGCAGAAATGCCGGAAGATGGATACCACGGTCCGGATATTATCGGAATCGCTGGTAAGCTGGCTGAAGAATTCGGTGCGACGATTTTGGACAAGTCTGATGAAGAACGCTTTAAATTTTTCCGTGAGCACGGCTTGAAACTGGAATTGGCAAAACTGCAAAATGACCTTAAAAACTTCCGTGTTGAATTTGATGTTTGGTATTCAGAAACATCTTTATATGAAAACGGTAAAATCGATGTAGCGTTAGACAAGCTAAAAGCAAATGGCCATGTATTTGATGAAGAAGGAGCGACTTGGTTCCGTTCAACAACATTCGGTGATGACAAAGACCGCGTATTAATTAAAAACGATGGTTCATACACATATTTAACACCGGATATTGCTTACCATGAAGATAAATTGCGCCGCGGCTTTGATAAGCTGATCAATATTTGGGGTGCTGACCACCACGGCTATATTCCACGTATGAAAGCGGCAATCGAAGCACTTGGTTATGACCGCGGTACATTGGAAGTAGATATTATTCAAATGGTTCAGCTGTACAAAAACGGCGAGAAATTCAAGATGAGTAAACGTACAGGTAATGCTGTAACGATGCGTGAATTAGTGGAAGAAGTAGGCTTGGATGCTGTACGTTATTTCTTCGTTAAAACAGCGGGGGATTCACATATGGACTTCGATTTAGACTTAGCCGTATCACAATCGAACGAAAACCCAGTATATTATGCACAGTATGCACATGCGCGTATTTCATCGATTTTACGTGCAGCTAACGAGCAAGGTTTCGAAGCTTCATTGGAAAACCTGAACTTGCTAGTAGCGGAAAAAGAAGAGGATGTACTGAAAAAAGTCGGCGCATTCCCGCAAATTGTGGCAGATGCAGCAAAACACCGCACACCACACCGTATCGCAAACTATATTCAAGACTTGGCAGCTGCATTCCATAGCTTCTACAATGCAGAAAAAGTATTGAACCAGGATAACAAAGAGCTGACAGAAGCTCGTTTAGCATTAATCACAGCAGTAAAAACAACATTGGCGAATGCACTGAAACTAATCGGCGTAAGCGCACCTGAAAAAATGTAA